From Labeo rohita strain BAU-BD-2019 chromosome 18, IGBB_LRoh.1.0, whole genome shotgun sequence, the proteins below share one genomic window:
- the si:ch211-245j22.3 gene encoding guanylyl cyclase inhibitory protein, whose translation MGQTATLPCRKGGTYVTELYEWFRKFLNECPSGLITLHEFRRHFCNGTVGKESAEYAEQIFRTLDNNGDGVVDFREYVTAISMLIEGTTVEKLRWSFKLYDKDKDGAITRSEMLEIMQAVYKMSVAASLTKPDPLTAEECTNRIFVRLDKDNNAIISQEEFIEGALNDEWIREMLECDPSTVKMERPLKGHTGL comes from the exons ATGGGACAGACTGCAACCTTACCCTGCAGAAAAGGTGGTACCTACGTCACCGAGCTTTATGAATGGTTCAG GAAGTTCCTGAATGAGTGTCCCAGTGGACTGATCACCCTGCATGAGTTCAGACGTCACTTCTGCAACGGCACTGTGGGAAAAGAGTCAGCGGAGTATGCAGAGCAGATATTCCGCACGCTAGATAACAATGGG GATGGAGTTGTGGACTTCAGAGAATATGTGACGGCTATCAGCATGTTGATTGAGGGCACGACGGTGGAGAAGCTGCGCTGGTCCTTCAAACTCTATGATAAAGACAAAGATGGAGCTATCACACGCTCAGAGATGCTTGAAATCATGCAG GCCGTGTATAAAATGAGCGTGGCAGCATCATTGACCAAACCTGATCCACTGACTGCTGAAGAATGCACCAATAGGATATTCGTACGGCTGGACAAAGATAACAATG CTATTATTAGTCAAGAGGAATTCATTGAAGGCGCGCTGAATGATGAATGGATCAGAGAGATGTTGGAATGTGATCCAAGCACAGTGAAGATGGAGAGGCCTCTTAAAGGCCATACAGGACTGTAA